One segment of bacterium DNA contains the following:
- the tsf gene encoding translation elongation factor Ts: MPDRKGAATEVTAAQVKALRERTGAGIIDCRNALAECAGDVEKAVQVLRAKGLAAAAKRTGRVANDGIVTSYIHAGGRLGVLVEINCETDFVARTEEFKTLARDIAMQIAATDPRYVSREEIPVDALDSERAAYVAQAIADGKPEAIAARIAEGKLEKYFSTVCLLDQPFIRDEGAKPRTVGEVVHDAISRTKENIKIRRFARFKLGEA; encoded by the coding sequence ATGCCGGACCGCAAGGGCGCAGCAACGGAAGTGACGGCCGCGCAGGTCAAGGCGCTGCGGGAGCGCACGGGCGCCGGCATCATCGACTGCCGCAACGCGCTCGCCGAGTGCGCGGGGGACGTCGAGAAGGCGGTGCAGGTGCTGCGCGCCAAGGGCCTGGCCGCGGCGGCGAAGCGGACCGGCCGCGTCGCGAACGACGGCATCGTCACCTCGTACATCCACGCCGGGGGCCGTCTCGGCGTGCTCGTCGAGATCAACTGCGAGACGGACTTCGTCGCGCGGACCGAGGAGTTCAAGACGCTGGCGCGCGACATCGCGATGCAGATCGCCGCGACGGATCCCCGCTACGTTTCGCGCGAGGAGATCCCCGTGGACGCCCTCGACTCGGAGCGCGCCGCCTACGTCGCCCAGGCGATCGCGGACGGCAAGCCGGAGGCGATCGCGGCCCGCATCGCCGAGGGCAAGCTCGAGAAGTACTTCTCGACCGTGTGCCTGCTCGATCAGCCGTTCATTCGCGACGAGGGCGCCAAGCCGAGGACCGTGGGCGAGGTCGTGCACGACGCGATCTCGCGCACGAAGGAGAACATCAAGATCCGCCGGTTCGCCCGGTTCAAGCTCGGCGAAGCATGA
- the pyrH gene encoding UMP kinase, with protein MTDGPAPRYRRVLLKLSGEALAGSGDKSLDSDVLHLVAREVRAVRQSGVDVALVVGGGNIARGVQVAARTGVARVTADYMGLLATVINALALQDAMEREGLETRVQTAIEMHQVAEPYIRRRAIRHLEKGRVVVFAGGTGSPYFTTDTAAALRAIEIEAGAILMAKKGVDGVYDKDPREYPDAVRFRTLDYMEVLNRGLKVMDATATSLCMDNGMPIIVFDIARPGNLGRAVLGEEIGTLVGGGSADARGRR; from the coding sequence ATGACCGACGGGCCGGCGCCGCGGTACCGCCGCGTCCTCCTCAAGCTCAGCGGGGAGGCGCTCGCCGGCTCGGGTGACAAGAGCCTCGATTCGGACGTGCTGCACCTGGTGGCGCGGGAAGTCCGCGCCGTCCGGCAGTCGGGTGTCGACGTGGCGCTGGTCGTCGGCGGCGGCAACATCGCCCGCGGCGTGCAGGTGGCGGCCCGGACCGGCGTCGCGCGGGTGACCGCGGACTACATGGGTCTCCTCGCCACCGTCATCAACGCGCTCGCGCTCCAGGACGCGATGGAGCGCGAAGGGCTCGAGACCCGCGTCCAGACCGCCATCGAGATGCACCAGGTCGCGGAGCCCTATATCCGGCGGCGCGCGATCCGCCATTTGGAGAAGGGGCGGGTCGTCGTCTTCGCGGGCGGCACGGGGAGCCCGTACTTCACGACCGACACCGCGGCCGCCCTCCGCGCGATCGAGATCGAGGCCGGCGCGATCCTGATGGCCAAGAAGGGCGTCGACGGCGTGTACGACAAGGACCCGCGGGAGTACCCCGACGCCGTCCGGTTCCGGACCCTCGACTACATGGAGGTCCTCAACCGCGGCCTGAAGGTCATGGACGCCACGGCGACCTCGCTGTGCATGGACAACGGGATGCCCATCATCGTGTTCGATATCGCGCGGCCGGGGAATCTCGGGCGCGCGGTGCTCGGCGAAGAGATCGGGACGCTGGTTGGGGGAGGGAGCGCCGATGCACGCGGTCGTCGCTGA
- the frr gene encoding ribosome recycling factor, whose product MHAVVADAKTHMQKAVDATKREFAGVRTGRASPALLDRVSVDYYGVATPVTQVANVSVPEARLLVIQPWDKALIKEIERAILKSELGLTPSTDGAVIRLPIPSLTGDRRKELVKVVHKQAEDGRVAVRNIRRDHREKLERLEKAGDLSKDDARRYQDELQKVTDQYIKEIDTLLAAKEKEITEV is encoded by the coding sequence ATGCACGCGGTCGTCGCTGATGCGAAGACCCACATGCAGAAGGCGGTGGACGCCACCAAGCGGGAGTTCGCGGGGGTCCGGACGGGGCGCGCCAGCCCGGCGCTGCTTGACCGCGTGAGCGTCGATTACTACGGCGTTGCGACGCCCGTCACCCAGGTGGCCAACGTGTCCGTGCCGGAGGCGCGCCTCTTGGTGATCCAGCCCTGGGACAAAGCGCTGATCAAAGAGATCGAGCGCGCGATTCTGAAGTCCGAGCTCGGGCTCACCCCGTCCACGGATGGGGCGGTGATCCGGCTGCCGATCCCGTCACTCACGGGCGACCGGCGCAAAGAGCTGGTCAAAGTCGTGCACAAGCAGGCCGAGGACGGCCGGGTGGCGGTCCGCAACATCCGGCGCGACCATCGGGAGAAGCTGGAGCGGCTCGAGAAAGCCGGCGACCTGTCGAAGGACGATGCCCGCCGGTACCAGGACGAGCTGCAGAAGGTCACCGACCAGTACATCAAGGAAATCGACACCCTGCTCGCGGCCAAGGAGAAGGAGATCACCGAGGTCTGA
- a CDS encoding PASTA domain-containing protein, with product MRAAPPNVVGYLLDEARAVLAEAGWSDVETTETHPPRRGLLPPFRVLRQRAAGGRIALVIAGERSETSGTGGTASGPAARAKARRLTSDQGGGGVANEDART from the coding sequence ATGCGCGCCGCGCCCCCTAACGTGGTGGGGTATCTGCTCGACGAGGCGCGCGCGGTCCTCGCCGAGGCCGGATGGAGCGACGTCGAAACGACGGAGACGCATCCGCCCCGGCGCGGGCTGCTTCCGCCCTTCCGCGTACTGCGGCAGCGCGCGGCCGGCGGGCGCATTGCGTTGGTGATCGCCGGCGAGCGCAGCGAAACCTCCGGGACCGGTGGCACTGCCTCTGGGCCTGCGGCGCGAGCCAAAGCGCGGCGCCTCACCTCCGATCAGGGCGGGGGCGGCGTCGCGAACGAGGACGCGCGCACGTGA
- a CDS encoding isoprenyl transferase: protein MDAAAVLDRTRIPRHVAIIMDGNGRWAERHGLSRVEGHRAGREALRHVLRGACECGIGILTLYAFSTENWRRPADEVHALMALLLESLDGEAQELHTNGVRFRASGLVEEMPPAVQDAIRRVTSLTQANRTITLNLALNYGGRRELTEAVRRIARVVAAGGLTPDAIDERTIARHLFSPDLPDPDLLIRTGGEQRLSNFLLWQAAYTELYFTDVPWPEFTPAHLVEAVVSYQARERRFGGVDRG, encoded by the coding sequence ATGGACGCGGCCGCGGTGCTCGACCGGACGCGGATTCCGCGGCACGTCGCCATCATTATGGACGGCAACGGGCGCTGGGCCGAGCGGCACGGACTCTCGCGTGTGGAGGGCCACCGCGCCGGCCGGGAGGCGCTGCGTCACGTGCTGCGCGGGGCGTGCGAGTGCGGCATCGGGATCCTGACCCTGTACGCGTTCAGCACCGAGAACTGGCGGCGCCCGGCGGACGAGGTGCACGCCCTGATGGCGCTCCTGCTCGAGTCCCTGGACGGCGAAGCCCAGGAGCTGCACACGAACGGGGTCCGCTTTCGCGCCTCCGGGCTGGTCGAGGAGATGCCGCCGGCGGTGCAGGATGCGATCCGGCGCGTCACGTCCCTCACGCAGGCCAACCGCACGATCACGCTCAACCTCGCGCTGAACTACGGCGGGCGCCGTGAGTTGACCGAAGCGGTCCGCCGGATCGCGCGCGTCGTCGCCGCGGGCGGGCTCACCCCGGACGCGATCGACGAGCGGACGATTGCGCGCCATCTGTTCTCGCCGGACCTGCCGGACCCCGATCTCTTGATTCGCACGGGCGGGGAGCAGCGGCTCAGCAACTTCCTGCTGTGGCAGGCCGCGTACACGGAGCTGTACTTCACCGACGTGCCGTGGCCGGAGTTCACGCCCGCGCATCTGGTCGAAGCGGTGGTGTCCTACCAGGCCCGCGAGCGGCGCTTCGGAGGCGTGGACCGTGGATAG
- a CDS encoding phosphatidate cytidylyltransferase: protein MDSAQDVAAAVRRDDAGVSAAGRGRTLAQRALTAVWGVPLVVALALLGGPWLLAGVGILIVVGLLEFYRMAARAGYQPIWEAGLAAGLWLAVAAAWPGAWPARWAPLVLPVLLVYTILTQLRRGHPDRSLVNTGLTLLGVLYVAYLATYLIRLRALPVFPGGRPSAIPVLLVICAVWAADSAAYFVGLSIGRHKLLPLVSPHKSREGAVAGVAAGMLAGLAFAWAGAVPVALAVAVGGLCAGASIVGDLWESSIKREVGVKDAGWVLPGHGGMLDRFDGLLFAAVTGYAVMRGWLGL from the coding sequence GTGGATAGCGCGCAGGACGTCGCGGCGGCGGTCCGCCGCGACGACGCCGGGGTCTCCGCGGCCGGGCGCGGCCGCACGCTCGCGCAGCGGGCGCTGACCGCGGTGTGGGGCGTGCCGCTCGTCGTCGCGCTGGCGCTGCTCGGCGGGCCCTGGCTGCTCGCCGGCGTCGGCATCCTAATCGTCGTGGGGCTCCTCGAGTTCTACCGGATGGCCGCGCGCGCCGGCTACCAGCCGATCTGGGAGGCCGGGCTCGCCGCGGGCCTGTGGCTTGCCGTCGCCGCGGCGTGGCCGGGCGCATGGCCGGCCCGCTGGGCGCCGCTTGTGCTGCCGGTGCTGCTCGTCTACACGATCCTGACGCAGCTGCGTCGCGGCCATCCCGACCGCTCGCTCGTCAACACGGGGCTCACGCTCCTCGGTGTGCTCTACGTCGCGTATCTCGCGACCTACCTGATCCGGCTGCGGGCGCTGCCGGTCTTCCCCGGCGGGCGGCCCAGCGCAATCCCGGTGCTGCTGGTGATCTGCGCCGTCTGGGCCGCGGACAGCGCCGCGTACTTCGTCGGGCTCAGCATCGGCCGGCACAAGCTGCTGCCGCTCGTGAGCCCGCATAAGTCCCGCGAGGGCGCCGTCGCGGGGGTGGCGGCCGGCATGCTTGCGGGCTTGGCGTTCGCGTGGGCCGGGGCGGTTCCGGTCGCGCTCGCCGTCGCGGTGGGCGGGTTGTGCGCCGGCGCCAGCATCGTCGGGGATTTGTGGGAGTCTTCGATCAAGCGTGAGGTCGGGGTCAAGGACGCCGGGTGGGTGCTGCCGGGCCACGGCGGCATGCTCGACCGCTTTGACGGGCTCCTGTTCGCGGCGGTCACGGGATACGCGGTGATGCGGGGGTGGCTCGGTCTGTGA